Proteins encoded within one genomic window of Candidatus Alcyoniella australis:
- the mraY gene encoding phospho-N-acetylmuramoyl-pentapeptide-transferase has protein sequence MLYHLLTHFIDEFTPLNVVRYITFRSVVAALTAMAISFICGPPIIRWLTKLGIGQTVRDDGPQSHLVKAGTPTMGGTLILVSIVVPALLWCDLTCYYTWAVLLVVAGYGALGFIDDYIKVVHHDPKGVSPRQKLVWQVVFALGAVVLVYSQPDFTTQISVPFFKSFTPDIGLIYIPFAVLVIVATSNAVNLTDGLDGLAIGPVITCAGTLALITYAVGHYEIANYLQFAQIKDAGNLAIVCSAMVGAGLGFLWFNTYPAQVFMGDVGSLSLGGALGTVAVIAKNELLLTLMGGVFVIETLSVIVQVGSFKLTGKRVFKMAPIHHHFELKGWAEPKVIVRFWIISIILALMSLATLKLR, from the coding sequence ATGCTCTACCACCTGCTGACACACTTCATCGACGAGTTCACACCGCTGAACGTGGTGCGCTACATCACCTTCCGCTCGGTGGTCGCGGCGCTGACCGCGATGGCGATCAGCTTCATCTGCGGCCCGCCGATCATCCGTTGGCTGACCAAGCTTGGGATCGGCCAGACCGTGCGCGACGACGGGCCGCAGTCGCACCTGGTCAAGGCCGGCACGCCGACCATGGGCGGCACGCTGATCCTGGTCTCGATCGTGGTGCCCGCGCTGCTGTGGTGCGACCTGACCTGCTACTACACCTGGGCGGTGCTGCTGGTCGTGGCGGGCTACGGCGCGCTGGGATTCATCGACGACTACATCAAGGTCGTACACCACGATCCCAAGGGGGTCTCGCCGCGGCAGAAGCTGGTCTGGCAGGTGGTTTTCGCCCTGGGCGCGGTCGTGCTGGTCTACTCCCAGCCCGACTTCACCACGCAAATCTCGGTGCCGTTTTTCAAGAGCTTCACCCCGGACATCGGACTGATCTACATCCCGTTCGCCGTGCTGGTGATCGTCGCCACGAGCAACGCGGTCAACCTCACCGACGGCCTCGACGGCCTGGCGATCGGCCCGGTGATAACCTGCGCCGGGACATTGGCGCTGATCACCTACGCCGTGGGGCACTACGAGATCGCCAACTATTTGCAGTTCGCGCAGATCAAGGACGCGGGCAACCTCGCGATCGTCTGCTCGGCGATGGTCGGCGCGGGGCTGGGTTTCCTGTGGTTCAACACCTACCCGGCTCAGGTGTTCATGGGCGACGTGGGCTCGCTGAGCCTGGGCGGCGCCCTGGGCACGGTGGCGGTGATCGCCAAGAACGAGCTGCTGCTGACGTTGATGGGCGGGGTGTTCGTAATCGAGACACTGTCGGTGATCGTGCAGGTCGGCAGCTTCAAGCTCACGGGCAAACGAGTGTTCAAGATGGCGCCGATCCACCACCACTTCGAGCTCAAGGGCTGGGCCGAGCCCAAGGTGATTGTGCGCTTCTGGATCATCAGCATCATCCTGGCGCTGATGTCGCTGGCCACGCTCAAGCTGAGGTGA
- the murF gene encoding UDP-N-acetylmuramoyl-tripeptide--D-alanyl-D-alanine ligase: MRSSYFNIGLIVGAANARPAIKGRRKEFSGISTDTRTLKPGELFVALKGPNFDGHKFLDKALERGAGGLMVHRGEASRVAGCRMHVLEVDDTLYALGEIARQILALTRIPVVGITGSVGKTTCKEMLAAVLEQHYGREVLRTRGNFNNLIGLPLTVFNLKPDHPAAVLEMGMNRVGEISRLAQIASPDIGVVTNISPVHLETLKTLAAVARAKGELFDRFGPRNTAVINRDDRRAMLLVRGRDFKVVTFGKHRDADVRATQIRNLGFDGITAKLQIGGETLELSLSTYGAHSVYNALAAAAAAHVLGASPLLIRDSLEAFKPQAMRSRIVELRRKVRLIDDTYNANPRSMLAALEVLQTLGENRRTVAVLGEMLELGSHARAAHQQIGVAAGQHKVDRLLLLGEHARDAADAAIQAGMSKRAVRVIKDREAAVQWLADNLEPGDVVLVKGSRGMRMELIVRGLKKAL, from the coding sequence ATGAGATCGAGCTACTTCAACATCGGACTGATCGTCGGCGCCGCCAACGCGCGTCCCGCGATCAAGGGGCGCCGCAAGGAGTTCTCCGGCATCAGCACCGACACGCGCACGCTCAAGCCCGGCGAGCTGTTCGTCGCGCTCAAGGGGCCGAATTTCGACGGACACAAGTTCCTCGACAAGGCGCTCGAGCGCGGCGCCGGCGGACTGATGGTGCATCGCGGCGAGGCCTCGCGGGTCGCGGGCTGCCGCATGCACGTGCTCGAGGTCGACGATACGCTGTACGCCCTGGGCGAGATCGCGCGACAGATCCTGGCCTTGACACGCATCCCGGTGGTGGGAATCACCGGCTCGGTGGGCAAGACCACTTGCAAGGAGATGCTGGCCGCGGTGCTCGAGCAGCATTACGGCCGCGAGGTGCTGCGCACGCGCGGCAACTTCAACAACCTGATCGGCCTGCCGCTGACCGTGTTCAACCTCAAGCCCGACCACCCCGCGGCGGTGCTCGAGATGGGGATGAATCGCGTGGGCGAGATCTCGCGCCTGGCGCAGATCGCCTCGCCCGACATCGGCGTGGTGACCAACATCAGCCCGGTGCACCTTGAGACGCTCAAGACCCTGGCCGCCGTGGCGCGCGCCAAGGGTGAGCTGTTCGACCGCTTCGGCCCGCGCAACACCGCAGTGATCAACCGCGACGATAGGCGGGCGATGCTGCTGGTGCGCGGCCGCGACTTCAAGGTCGTGACCTTCGGTAAGCACCGCGACGCCGACGTACGCGCCACGCAGATCCGCAACCTGGGGTTCGACGGGATTACCGCCAAGCTGCAAATCGGTGGCGAGACACTCGAACTGAGCCTTTCGACCTACGGAGCGCACAGCGTGTACAACGCGTTGGCCGCGGCTGCGGCGGCCCACGTGCTCGGCGCGTCGCCGCTGCTGATCCGCGACAGCCTCGAGGCGTTCAAGCCCCAGGCGATGCGTTCGCGGATCGTCGAGCTGCGGCGCAAGGTACGGCTGATCGACGACACCTACAACGCCAATCCGCGCTCGATGCTCGCCGCCCTGGAAGTGCTGCAGACCCTGGGCGAGAACCGGCGCACCGTGGCCGTGCTCGGCGAGATGCTCGAGCTGGGCAGCCACGCCCGCGCGGCCCATCAGCAGATCGGCGTGGCCGCGGGCCAGCACAAGGTCGACCGGCTGCTGCTGCTGGGCGAGCACGCCAGGGACGCTGCCGACGCCGCAATCCAGGCCGGGATGTCCAAGCGCGCGGTGCGCGTGATCAAAGACCGCGAGGCTGCTGTGCAGTGGCTGGCCGACAACCTCGAGCCCGGCGACGTGGTGCTGGTCAAGGGCAGCCGCGGGATGCGTATGGAACTGATCGTCAGGGGACTGAAGAAGGCGCTGTAA
- a CDS encoding UDP-N-acetylmuramoyl-L-alanyl-D-glutamate--2,6-diaminopimelate ligase gives MTFDQLLHKIETIDVRGDQSVEIEALEFDSRRVGPGCLFVALPGSVVDGHDFVQAAIDAGAAALLLQRPELLRDDVPCAAVADTHAALALIAHRFYGDPTARVRLIGITGTNGKTSVVYQLEAMLEQAGRNVGVIGTVNYRYGGRSLEAPNTTPNPALLARTIDQMARAGVQDVIVEVSSHGLELGRVNHCRFDVGAFTNLSRDHLDFHGSMRDYLEAKALLFTRLLPASSKASKAVILIDSDEGLDLARRSLVPVLRVSAVNALDADLALSDARYGLDGLQGTFRRSNESYEVHSPLLGAFVGPNLAVAAGLALSLGLSMREVLRGADGLAAVPGRLEPVPGSRDPLVLVDYAHTDGALSNVLAAVRNLARGRVITVFGCGGDRDRGKRPLMGRAAAQGSDLTIVTSDNPRTEDPLEIIGQIVPGIEALGVERRQPQQVGSGAGKAFCVIVDRAEAIRTAVELAQAGDVVLIAGKGHEDYQIVGRDKRHFDDREQAAGALVAAEGPR, from the coding sequence ATGACCTTTGACCAGCTGCTTCACAAAATCGAGACTATCGACGTTCGCGGCGACCAGTCGGTGGAGATCGAGGCCCTGGAGTTCGACTCGCGGCGGGTCGGCCCGGGCTGCCTTTTCGTGGCGTTGCCCGGCAGCGTGGTCGACGGCCACGACTTCGTGCAGGCGGCGATCGACGCCGGCGCCGCGGCACTGCTGCTGCAGCGGCCCGAGCTGTTGCGCGACGACGTTCCCTGCGCCGCGGTGGCCGACACCCACGCGGCTCTGGCGCTGATCGCCCACAGGTTCTACGGCGATCCCACCGCGCGCGTGCGGCTGATCGGCATCACCGGCACCAACGGCAAGACCTCGGTGGTCTACCAACTCGAGGCGATGCTCGAGCAGGCCGGCCGCAACGTGGGCGTGATCGGCACGGTCAACTACCGCTACGGCGGCCGCAGCTTAGAGGCGCCGAACACCACGCCCAACCCGGCGCTGCTCGCGCGCACCATCGACCAGATGGCCCGCGCCGGGGTCCAGGACGTGATCGTCGAGGTCTCGAGCCACGGGCTCGAGCTGGGCCGCGTCAACCACTGCCGTTTCGACGTCGGCGCGTTCACCAATCTCAGCCGCGACCACCTGGATTTCCACGGCTCGATGCGCGACTACCTCGAGGCCAAGGCGCTGCTGTTCACCCGGCTGCTGCCGGCCTCGTCCAAGGCGTCCAAGGCGGTGATCCTGATCGACTCGGACGAGGGGCTCGACCTGGCGCGGCGCAGCCTGGTTCCGGTGCTGCGGGTCAGCGCCGTCAATGCGCTGGACGCCGACCTGGCGCTGAGCGACGCGCGCTACGGCCTGGACGGCCTGCAGGGAACTTTTCGCCGCAGCAACGAGTCGTACGAGGTGCACAGTCCGCTGCTCGGCGCGTTCGTCGGCCCGAACCTGGCCGTGGCCGCGGGCCTGGCCCTGAGTCTGGGGCTGTCGATGCGCGAGGTACTGCGCGGCGCCGATGGGCTGGCCGCGGTTCCCGGACGGCTCGAGCCGGTGCCCGGCTCGCGCGATCCGCTGGTGCTGGTCGACTATGCACATACCGACGGCGCGCTTAGCAACGTGCTCGCGGCCGTGCGCAACCTGGCGCGCGGCCGGGTGATCACGGTCTTCGGCTGCGGCGGCGACCGCGATCGGGGCAAGCGCCCGCTGATGGGGCGCGCCGCGGCCCAGGGTTCGGACCTGACGATCGTCACCTCGGACAATCCGCGCACCGAAGACCCGCTGGAGATCATCGGACAGATCGTTCCGGGCATCGAGGCCCTGGGCGTCGAGCGCAGGCAGCCGCAGCAGGTCGGATCGGGCGCGGGAAAGGCGTTCTGCGTGATCGTTGACCGCGCCGAGGCGATCCGCACGGCGGTGGAGTTGGCGCAGGCCGGGGACGTGGTGCTGATCGCGGGCAAGGGGCACGAGGACTACCAGATCGTCGGCCGCGATAAGCGGCATTTCGACGACCGTGAACAGGCGGCCGGAGCATTGGTCGCAGCGGAAGGGCCCAGATGA